Proteins co-encoded in one Megalops cyprinoides isolate fMegCyp1 chromosome 1, fMegCyp1.pri, whole genome shotgun sequence genomic window:
- the LOC118781290 gene encoding zinc finger protein 391-like: protein MTMSEAGEGVRYEIAAIEIKEEALEEYCSVDSSNECVTKIEDLGDRCDTSDHTEMEEMELKDDTGNMRPFNVKHPHSVCPYVADELEGFSCRVSCRGQQALDKHLLEKHCTGFVIEEGVLLLGSLPVLSITVLPGTLWTGERSVTFHHCPECHQSFHCLNNHNNNMFRKRAKTDNREAKEESREVAETLFCCIKCEQTFQHKEALKVHQLTHTETTPYSCKDCGNTFTEIDSLKLHSRCHAEETPEQGGGSDRGLQPLHAEKLSSQLDAVKHSYPCSECGMAFYLPRSLHDHEKTHHGSTMYICTECGKSFRQSRNLQRHQRVHTGETPYHCKDCDKSFSQVGSLKLHQRSHTGETPYQCTFCEKSFSQLENLKRHLRTHTGETPYACKECGKSFSQLGNLKAHLRIHTGETPFSCSVCGKGFKNKGNLKAHCRIHTGETPFQCKDCGKNFGWLAALKTHQRTHTGERPYHCERCGESFAYSYKLRTHGCQG from the exons ATGACAATGTCCGAGGCTGGTGAAGGGGTCAGGTACGAAATAGCTGCTATAGAGATCAAAGAGGAGGCACTGGAGGAGTACTGTTCGGTGGACAGCTCGAACGAATGCGTCACTAAAATTGAAGACTTGGGTGACAGATGTGACACGTCGGACCACACTGAGATGGAGGAAATGGAGCTTAAGGATGACACCGGGAACATGCGCCCCTTTAATGTGAAGCATCCTCATTCAGTATGTCCTTATGTTGCAG ATGAGCTCGAGGGCTTTTCTTGCAGGGTGTCCTGCAGGGGCCAACAGGCTCTGGACAAGCACCTGCTTGAGAAACACTGTACTGGTTTCGTGATTGAAGAAGGGGTGTTGCTGCTTGGAAGCCTGCCTGTGTTGAGTATCACTGTACTCCCTGGCACCCTGTGGACTGGGGAGCGCTCGGTGACCTTCCATCACTGCCCAGAATGTCATCAGAGCTTCCATTGCCTCaataaccacaacaacaacatgtttAGGAAGAGAGCAAAGACTGACAACAGGGAAGCCAAAGAGGAATCAAGAGAGGTAGCAGAAACACTATTCTGCTGTATAAAGTGTGAGCAGACATTCCAACACAAGGAAGCACTGAAGGTgcaccagctcacacacacagaaaccacgCCTTATTCCTGTAAAGACTGTGGGAACACTTTCACAGAGATTGACTCCCTGAAGCTACATAGCAGGTGTCATGCTGAAGAGACTCCTGAGCAGGGCGGAGGCAGTGACAGGGGTCTCCAGCCGCTGCACGCAGAGAAGCTGAGCAGCCAGTTGGATGCTGTGAAGCACTCTTATCCTTGTAGTGAGTGTGGCATGGCTTTTTATCTGCCGCGCAGCCTACATGACCACGAGAAGACGCATCACGGCAGCACcatgtacatatgcacagaGTGCGGCAAGAGCTTTCGACAGTCTCGCAACCTGCAGCGGCACCAACGCGTCCACACAGGAGAGACGCCCTACCACTGCAAAGACTGTGACAAGAGCTTCAGCCAGGTGGGCTCACTGAAGCTGCACCAGCGCAGCCACACTGGGGAGACCCCATACCAGTGCACGTTCTGTGAAAAGAGCTTTAGCCAGCTGGAGAACTTGAAGAGGCACCTGCGTACACACACTGGAGAGACGCCGTACGCATGCAAAGAATGTGGCAAGAGCTTCAGCCAGCTGGGCAACCTCAAGGCCCACCTGCGCATCCACACAGGGGAGACCCCTTTCTCCTGCTCAGTGTGTGGGAAGGGGTTCAAGAACAAGGGCAACCTCAAGGCCCACTGCCGGATCCACACAGGCGAGACTCCTTTCCAGTGCAAGGACTGTGGGAAGAACTTTGGGTGGCTGGCTGCCTTGAAAACTCACCAACGCactcacacaggggagaggCCCTACCACTGTGAGCGATGTGGCGAGAGCTTTGCATATTCCTATAAATTGCGCACACATGGCTGCCAGGGTTGA